A part of Saccharomyces cerevisiae S288C chromosome XIV, complete sequence genomic DNA contains:
- the PGA2 gene encoding Pga2p (Essential protein required for maturation of Gas1p and Pho8p; involved in protein trafficking; GFP-fusion protein localizes to the ER and YFP-fusion protein to the nuclear envelope-ER network; null mutants have a cell separation defect), which translates to MSEVAETWVDTWMAKLVNYDYKHFIRLVIIVGGYLLLRNIASRELAKKQLAAQVEKDKRDKEEKRSKDLIDKPDDAATAETTSFGWGKKTRRRVKRQQELFENALEEAKRRNQGLDPDSDADIEELLEE; encoded by the coding sequence ATGTCTGAAGTAGCGGAAACATGGGTGGATACCTGGATGGCAAAACTAGTCAACTATGACTACAAGCACTTTATAAGATTGGTGATAATTGTAGGTGGTTATTTACTCTTAAGAAATATCGCATCCAGGGAATTGGCGAAGAAGCAGTTGGCTGCCCAAGTGGAAAAGGACAAACGAGacaaagaggaaaagagaTCAAAAGACCTGATCGACAAGCCAGATGATGCTGCAACAGCAGAAACAACTTCTTTCGGTTGGGGTAAGAAAactagaagaagagttAAAAGACAACAGGAGTTGTTTGAAAACGCTTTGGAAGAGGCTAAGAGAAGAAACCAAGGGTTGGACCCAGATAGTGATGCTGATATTGAGGAACTACTGGAAGAATAG
- the RPC31 gene encoding DNA-directed RNA polymerase III subunit C31 (RNA polymerase III subunit C31), whose translation MSSYRGGSRGGGSNYMSNLPFGLGYGDVGKNHITEFPSIPLPINGPITNKERSLAVKYINFGKTVKDGPFYTGSMSLIIDQQENSKSGKRKPNIILDEDDTNDGIERYSDKYLKKRKIGISIDDHPYNLNLFPNELYNVMGINKKKLLAISKFNNADDVFTGTGLQDENIGLSMLAKLKELAEDVDDASTGDGAAKGSKTGEGEDDDLADDDFEEDEDEEDDDDYNAEKYFNNGDDDDYGDEEDPNEEAAF comes from the coding sequence ATGAGTTCTTATAGGGGCGGCAGTAGAGGTGGCGGGAGCAACTATATGAGCAATCTACCCTTCGGATTAGGTTATGGAGATGTAGGCAAAAATCATATTACGGAATTTCCATCCATCCCATTGCCCATCAATGGTCCTATAACAAATAAGGAAAGATCTTTAGCAGTAAAGTACATCAATTTTGGAAAGACTGTTAAAGATGGCCCATTTTATACCGGATCAATGAGCTTGATAATAGATCAACAGGAAAACAGCAAGAGCGGTAAACGCAAACCCAACATAATCCTAGACGAAGACGATACTAATGATGGCATTGAAAGATATTCCgataaatatttgaaaaaaaggaaaatagGTATTTCTATTGATGATCATCCGTATAATTTGAACCTCTTTCCCAATGAATTGTACAATGTAATGGGGatcaacaagaaaaaattattggCAATCTCCAAGTTTAATAATGCCGATGATGTTTTTACTGGTACAGGTTTACAAGATGAAAACATCGGACTATCCATGCTGGCAAAGTTAAAGGAGTTGGCAGAAGATGTGGATGATGCGTCGACGGGTGATGGGGCAGCAAAAGGAAGTAAAACAGGCGAAggagaagatgatgatttggCGGATGATGATttcgaagaagatgaagacgaagaagatgatgatgattataATGCTGAAAAGTATTTCAACAATggtgacgatgatgattacggtgatgaagaggatCCAAATGAAGAGGCCGCCTTTTAG
- the INN1 gene encoding Inn1p (Essential protein that associates with contractile actomyosin ring; required for ingression of the plasma membrane into the bud neck during cytokinesis; C2 domain, a membrane targeting module, is required for function; activates chitin synthase activity of Chs2p during cytokinesis), translating to MSEEVWNGNQGILSVYVSKARDLPNLNKLDKQNVMLRLRIAHMTRASNTLHRAGQNPVFHYLEKFDITPEIKPLMYVEVYCDRRKKSPLPIGRCEIDLLNAIRADPKEGYCTWYELKRSGDEFAGTIFIELTFTPKVPRLNRDDLNKEMDRLDSSMAMRPIPPLPTESEYDYVHGSTMRQITPQCVSTSHEDKDEGQPYRNGNVFSMSSKSDTAVLANSNDPIILPPTFSASMGTTSTLETNDTAISNTSNTKFHFANLRKLKEKINIFKNPDSSTNNCQNESNKVDIEALQKAIGVTSLSYDEDDDDDDENDAFYSSSHRVSHNYNQPPLPPIPTRDDMSNYSSSRNTPLVRRDRPSRLDSSSPNSHPHPSGLNSPKLPPLPTTSNSNFNSRKNSMSPTRKRPPPRLS from the coding sequence ATGTCCGAAGAAGTATGGAATGGAAACCAAGGAATCCTCTCCGTATATGTGAGCAAAGCTAGAGACTTGCCTAATTTGAATAAACTGGACAAGCAAAATGTAATGCTTAGGTTGCGAATAGCTCATATGACAAGAGCCAGCAACACTCTACATCGAGCAGGTCAAAACCCTGTTTTCCATtatttagaaaaatttgatattACTCCAGAGATAAAGCCTTTAATGTACGTCGAAGTTTACTGCGatagaaggaaaaaatctCCGCTGCCAATTGGAAGATGTGAAATAGACCTTTTAAATGCTATTAGAGCAGACCCGAAGGAGGGTTATTGTACCTGGTACGAACTGAAAAGAAGTGGGGATGAATTTGCTGGCACTATATTCATTGAGTTGACTTTCACTCCCAAAGTACCTCGTTTAAACAGGGACGATCTTAACAAAGAAATGGACAGGTTGGATTCATCTATGGCTATGAGGCCGATACCACCATTGCCAACAGAATCAGAGTATGACTATGTTCATGGTTCTACGATGAGACAGATTACTCCCCAGTGTGTTAGCACAAGTCACGAGGATAAGGATGAGGGACAGCCCTACAGAAATGGCAATGTTTTCTCCATGTCATCTAAATCAGATACAGCGGTATTGGCAAATAGTAATGACCCAATAATTTTACCTCCAACTTTTTCAGCATCCATGGGTACAACGTCTACATTAGAAACTAATGATACTGCTATATCAAACACTTCGAATACAAAATTCCATTTTGCCAATTTAAGGAAATTAAAGGAGAagataaatatatttaagAATCCTGATAGTTCAACAAACAACTGCCAAAATGAATCTAACAAGGTAGATATTGAGGCACTTCAAAAGGCTATTGGTGTAACTTCGTTGTCTTACgacgaagatgatgacgatgacgacGAAAATGACGCATTTTATTCTTCCAGCCATAGAGTCTCCCACAACTATAACCAACCGCCCTTACCTCCTATACCGACCAGAGATGATATGTCCAATTATTCAAGTTCGCGCAATACGCCGTTAGTAAGAAGAGATAGACCCTCACGCCTAGATTCCTCTTCGCCTAACTCACATCCTCATCCATCAGGCCTGAATTCTCCAAAACTACCACCTCTACCGACTACTTCGAATTCCAATTTTAATTCGAGGAAGAATTCGATGTCTcctacaagaaaaagaccACCTCCAAGGCTCAGCTAA
- the GIM3 gene encoding tubulin-binding prefolding complex subunit GIM3 (Subunit of the heterohexameric cochaperone prefoldin complex; prefoldin binds specifically to cytosolic chaperonin and transfers target proteins to it; prefoldin complex also localizes to chromatin of actively transcribed genes in the nucleus and facilitates transcriptional elongation) gives MELLPQGQRNNTQVTFEDQQKINEFSKLIMRKDAIAQELSLQREEKEYLDDVSLEIELIDEDEPVQYKVGDLFIFMKQSKVTAQLEKDAERLDNKIETLEDKQRDIDSRLDALKAILYAKFGDNINLER, from the coding sequence ATGGAACTGTTACCACAGGGACAAAGGAACAACACTCAGGTAACGTTCGAAGATCAGCAAAAGATCAACGAGTTTTCGAAGTTGATTATGCGTAAGGACGCCATTGCGCAGGAATTGAGTTTACAGAGGGAGGAGAAGGAGTACCTCGATGATGTGTCTCTAGAaattgaattgattgaCGAAGATGAGCCCGTGCAATACAAGGTGGGCGACCTCTTTATCTTCATGAAACAGAGCAAAGTTACCGCACAGCTCGAAAAAGACGCAGAACGTCTCGACAACAAAATAGAGACTTTAGAGGACAAGCAAAGAGACATTGATTCCCGTCTTGATGCTCTGAAGGCGATCCTGTATGCTAAATTTGGTGATAATATCAACCTTGAACGTTAG
- the YCK2 gene encoding serine/threonine protein kinase YCK2 (Palmitoylated plasma membrane-bound casein kinase I (CK1) isoform; shares redundant functions with Yck1p in morphogenesis, proper septin assembly, endocytic trafficking, and glucose sensing; stabilized by Sod1p binding in the presence of glucose and oxygen, causing glucose repression of respiratory metabolism; involved in the phosphorylation and regulation of glucose sensor Rgt2p; YCK2 has a paralog, YCK1, that arose from the whole genome duplication) has translation MSQVQSPLTATNSGLAVNNNTMNSQMPNRSNVRLVNGTLPPSLHVSSNLNHNTGNSSASYSGSQSRDDSTIVGLHYKIGKKIGEGSFGVLFEGTNMINGLPVAIKFEPRKTEAPQLKDEYRTYKILAGTPGIPQEYYFGQEGLHNILVIDLLGPSLEDLFDWCGRRFSVKTVVQVAVQMITLIEDLHAHDLIYRDIKPDNFLIGRPGQPDANKVHLIDFGMAKQYRDPKTKQHIPYREKKSLSGTARYMSINTHLGREQSRRDDMEAMGHVFFYFLRGQLPWQGLKAPNNKQKYEKIGEKKRLTNVYDLAQGLPIQFGRYLEIVRNLSFEETPDYEGYRMLLLSVLDDLGETADGQYDWMKLNGGRGWDLSINKKPNLHGYGHPNPPNEKSKRHRSKNHQYSSPDHHHHYNQQQQQQQAQAQAQAQAQAKVQQQQLQQAQAQQQANRYQLQPDDSHYDEEREASKLDPTSYEAYQQQTQQKYAQQQQKQMQQKSKQFANTGANGQTNKYPYNAQPTANDEQNAKNAAQDRNSNKSSKGFFSKLGCC, from the coding sequence atgtcTCAAGTGCAAAGTCCTTTGACAGCAACGAACTCTGGTTTAGCTGTCAATAATAACACAATGAACTCACAAATGCCTAACCGTAGCAATGTTAGATTGGTCAATGGTACTTTACCCCCATCCTTACATGTTAGCTCTAACCTAAATCACAACACTGGCAATAGCTCTGCCTCCTATTCTGGCTCACAATCACGCGACGATTCCACTATAGTCGGGCTGCACTATAAGATAGGTAAGAAAATCGGTGAAGGTTCATTTGGTGTACTTTTTGAAGGTACAAACATGATCAATGGATTACCAGTTGCTATCAAGTTTGAACCAAGAAAAACAGAAGCCCCACAGCTAAAGGACGAATATCGGACCTATAAAATTTTAGCGGGAACACCTGGTATACCACAAGAATACTACTTTGGTCAGGAAGGATTACATAACATATTGGTTATTGATCTGCTTGGTCCTTCTTTAGAAGATTTATTCGATTGGTGTGGAAGAAGATTTTCGGTAAAAACTGTTGTACAAGTCGCAGTACAAATGATAACTTTAATTGAAGATTTGCACGCTCATGATTTGATATACCGTGATATTAAACctgataattttttgatcgGAAGACCGGGTCAACCAGATGCTAACAAAGTTCATCTAATTGACTTTGGTATGGCCAAACAATATCGTGATCCAAAAACTAAACAACATATTCCGTACagggaaaagaaatcattaAGTGGCACAGCAAGATACATGTCGATAAATACACATTTGGGTAGAGAACAATCGAGAAGAGACGATATGGAAGCTATGGGTCATgtcttcttttatttcttgagGGGGCAGCTACCATGGCAAGGTTTGAAAGCACCAAATAACAAGCAAAAGTACGAAAAAATtggcgaaaagaaaagactaACAAATGTTTACGATTTAGCTCAGGGTCTCCCAATCCAATTTGGTAGGTATTTGGAAATAGTCAGAAATTTATCGTTTGAGGAAACTCCTGATTATGAGGGCTACCGCATGTTACTTTTATCTGTGTTGGATGATTTAGGTGAAACAGCAGATGGACAATATGATTGGATGAAGCTGAATGGTGGCCGTGGTTGGGATTTGTCGATAAACAAAAAGCCGAACTTACATGGTTATGGTCACCCAAATCcaccaaatgaaaaatcaaaaaggcATAGAAGTAAAAACCATCAATATTCATCACCCGatcatcaccatcattACAatcaacagcaacaacaacagcaggCTCAGGCTCAAGCACAGGCTCAAGCACAAGCCAAAGtgcagcaacaacaattgCAACAAGCCCAGGCCCAGCAACAGGCCAATCGTTATCAATTACAACCAGATGACTCGCACTATGACGAAGAAAGAGAGGCGTCGAAGCTTGATCCAACTTCGTATGAAGCATATCAGCAACAAACTCAACAAAAATATGCtcagcaacaacaaaagcaaatgCAACAGAAATCCAAACAGTTTGCCAATACAGGTGCCAATGGTCAAACTAACAAGTATCCATATAATGCGCAACCAACGGCGAACGACGAACAAAACGCTAAAAACGCAGCGCAAGATAGAAATAGTAACAAATCATCGAAAGGTTTTTTCAGTAAGCTAGGATGCTGTTAG